The DNA segment gcgcctaaaacgcgctttttttagTGTCTAAAAATCCAGCCTCTAATCATCACTGTTCTTCCTTTAGTCGGCATAGGCAATTGTCGGATTAGCTTGCCAGGTGCCGCGTAAGACCAGCGGCAGCTATTCAAATCTATCTGTTGTTCATTCGCTTTAGGAGCCACCTTTAGAATCGATAGTTAGATCAATCGAATTGTGCATCCAAACTCTAACAGGACATGTGCGTGAACTAAGCTAATTAGGAGCTGTAGAATGTATTTAGCGCTTAGGTGTAAACACTACGCGCTGAATGTGTTCAGTTCCAGTTCGTATATGAGCTGATATCGCCACTATTCATAGGAGCATTATCGCCATTGTTACGGGCACATATCGCCACAGATACCGAAGTAGACAGAATGCGTACTTTGCAAACAGCGATCAGTCATCTGTGTACATTTTTATCATTCAGCTCAAAGTAAAAGTGATTTATAATATTCTGAATCCCAGTAACCTCATCCCTTCCAGTCACGGTGtgcacaattgtacacatcaacttcgaagtcgcatcgcgcaccgcgtgtttcttcaaatggcctgaaacctagtatgcacattcgtgcaggcttcctgagtggacaactagcgcttatttaacttctatatgctgtatattgctgcagattatcactttgctagagacgctatcatgttcgacgatcgttcgacgcgcgacgttccaggaccaacgtgaagactatttttttttcttcgctcgaaaagcatacaaccaaaaaacaaactgcatgcattttgggcctaatagttgattccttttgtGCAATGaatgaagctgactgattgcagactaattatatatttaattacacgctaattaacgttaactactgtaactcacacaaaacaacacattccttcattttatttcttggaacgtaatactgagtgccttgaaattatgccatgcaaatttgatgcatttgcagacagtgcatcataattcgtgactgaaagggttaaactcCTAGCTTACGGTTTCGGAATAGGGCTCAATCAGTCTCCAATTGTTTATTCTGTGGCAGCTAGCGACCTTGTACGCTCTCAAATATCCAATACGTGAACATGGGCTGCCAGCGCAGTTAAGTCCACATTAGGGGTCACAGTGCCTAGATGATGCGCTAGGCCTGCTGATGCCTAGCGCCTGCAGGTGGCGTTTCTTATGGAGCCGAGGCTACACAGCTTCAGACTGCTGAGGATACCAAGGCAATCGGGTGAAATGCGTGTCCTGAGTAACTCTGTGCACGCGTCTTGCCGAGTCTCGGACTATTCACATTTACACGGAAACCGAAGCTGCGTTCGTCGATTCTGTTGCAGTTGTGGCAGCCTTATAAATTTGGCTACCAAGTCCTGGATGGTTACGGCACCCAGCATCGAGAAGAGAAGAGCAACGGCCTGGGCGGCGTGAAAGGCAGCTACGGCTACACGGATGCCTGGGGTCGCTTCCGGCAGGTGCACTACGTGGCCGACAAATACGGATTTCGCGCCAAGGTGCTGACCAACGAGCCTGGCACGTCGAACCAGCATCCTGCCGCCGTGCGAATGATttcaagtggaggaggaggccacGGTTAATAGGAAACGCGTGGCACAAGGTCATGCTGCCGTGTACACTTCGATGTGATGACGGACGTGGAAACTTAGACTGAATGAAGCCTATAATCCAGAGAGTAGAAGTAGATGTGCAAGCTCGGTATGCATGGCCGGGTAATGAAAAGCGCTAACTTTATTAGTGCACACGTGAGCCAGACTGTGATTGACGGTTATGATGATGATTTCGTGCACGAGTTGGCTGGTTTCATTGAAGACTTTTGTTGAACAGAGGTCTGAAACTGCTTGAAGCTAATGTCTCTAAAGAACTTACTACCCCTATGTGCAATTTAAGACTCGAAGAAAGAGAGTGCAGTATCAGAATGTCGTTGGTAAAGGCCTTCGAGTAGGCTTTGTAGGCATAAAATGGACGGAACACTCTTTTaggttagcgttttttttttactgacgcCGAAAATGCAGAGCTGAACGTCGGGCGAGCGCTATGTATGTGCAGTTTCACTTTGCCAATGAAACAGTGGTGTGATGGCCAATGGAGCATTCTGAAGTTAGCCAGTAAATAGCTGTATCGCGGTTTGTTGCGTACCACCAATTTTGTGGCCGTCTTCTGTTGCTTTATGCATCtttaaagaaagacagaaacgcTAGGTTCGACAACATGCTAAAGGAACAATTTCGATAGACGAGTGAGGAAATAATGTCTAAAGATGAAGCACCGAGCTTAATGTGTGCGTAGCAATTTTACTTTTAAACGACGCTGTTATTGCATTATACATATAACCAGCACAAGTTAAGACACATCGATGACTCCATTTGGCATTGCCAACTACTGGAAATTGTGCCTTAAATTTATTGCGTCATTAAGAGAACGATGTATACCCGAAAGAGTACAAGGCCGTATCAAGGATGCTCTATCGGCTTGTTGGCTACGTAAACTTAATGTTGTGGAACCGTCATGAGCACTCCGGCGAACAGGTTGCTTTCTCAACCGCAAGAATTCACAAGGTGTGTACTTCGTCGCGAAGTCAATAGAAGTCGTGGCAAAATGCTGCGAGCACAAATAAAGGGCTATCGGGGTGCAGCTATTGAACTCAATGCCACTCGCTCCCTAGCGTCGCATGTACGCAGGAGACGGTGAAACTGCATTTTATTTTATGTCGCCTTTATACACAATGCCACCCACATtctgaccgaaaaaaaaaacgtttatttagGCTAAACTTTAGCTTCAAATCACTGTCAATCATTAGAGTGGATGTGTCAGGAGTACAACAAAAACGTGGTTTAGTATGTGTTATAATTGCCGCGTGGTTTGTGGGAACCGTACGAAACATTTTGTGGCAGCAAGCTTCCGTTTTTCCGAAGCGATCAAATGAACCGTTAATGTATGGATTCTGTCAGTGCTCTGTTAGTATCAGCGCCGTAGGAAAGTGTTTTTGACATCTGTGACAAGTAAattcagtacaaaaaaaaaaacgaagtgaatTAGCATACTTAAGAGGAGAACTGTGCAAGTTTTACTCATGGTGCAGTTCTTTTCTCGatccttcttttattttgtcaTTTATGCTAAGTCTACAAGTTAAAATAACTTGGTGAGTAAAATTTGTGCGATCAAGAAATCGCTGGTTGACTGACACGGAGGTAAATTCGACAAACGTACAAGCATAAAGTGAAACCGAAGTAAAAAAGGAAAAGTATATTCCGTGAAGTGCAAGCAACCAAAGAAAATGTAACCACAGCGCTTGAGAAAAGCGCCGAAAAAGGACAAGGACTATGTACAGCTTTCGAACTTTCATTTCAAAGCATCAACGTCACCCTTGCCGTAGTTGTGATCGTCTTTTAAGCACTGTGAGCACACTGGTTACATGAAACGAGCAAGCATGAAAGTTTGTACGCACAAAGCAACTACATCGTGGATATAACGAATTGCTAAACCTTCCCTTAatttgagagaaagaaagcatccATGCttttattttaataataataataataatttatttaatcatttaatcaatcatttatttaacgtgcccaggaacaaccgtaaggtctttgtgcaggcgcacgcaaaaaaaaacaataaaaataaactatacaatacagacagtcttcagaaataaaaagagcaaatacacgtagacaaagagaaatgaacacaaaaggggaggagtaaaataagacaacacgagaaatattgaaggggaatgaaaaattagattgcatatatacaactatgcggaaaggcggagaagggaagactttgtacattgtgccatactatgtcaaaacagtacaaagctcggataaaaacaatgattgtggactatgaaaaatgtcaagatcaagaaaattaacattatagagactttgtattctgtgaacggtagagtgttggaagaagcaggcgggtacatgaaacggtctgttctctctggttaacttacgcggaattcgaaaatttacacaattgagaagtacagggcaggatatgataccgtggactagcttgtaaagaaacaagagatcagaacgatttcgtcggcagtgaagtgatggcaatgataataattcagcagtatttgaacgagattttttagcaaagcgatggttatatatgctaaggaattttttctggactcgttcaatggtgttaccgctggattgagcaatgccattccatatcacggacgcatactccagttgaggaagacatagcgcggtgtacaattttcggaagggcataggagaacggaattctctagacaatctgcaaacacagcctagggtgcgaagaccccgcaaagcaacacgcttagcgtgagcagaaaagtttaacgtgctatcaacaacaacaccaagatcactgatttcataaaccttgcataaggacacagaattgacagagtattgaaatgacacgctagatgttttgcgagtgatagacatgaattttgtcttcgaggcattcagagaaaggttattagcgttgcaccattcggaaaaagagcgcaaatctgactgcagcaagcgacagtaataataataataataataataataataataataataataataataataataataataataataataataataataataataataataataatattattattattattattattattattattattattattattattattattattcggcgGGCGTACACAAGTGCACAGAGAAAATGGGGGATCAGGAGGGTGACAGCTACCAACCGGAGGGGCACAACACCTGGCCACTCTTTCAGGAGAATGGAAGAGATAGAGGGAAATAAgctggaggagagaaagagaaaaaaggtgtaaagtaaaagaaacatggtcgatccctccgtcaaaggaatcggtataacacgaaagtgaaacgtgtcttcaaagaagttgtccttattgtgtagtgatgtatgagagcttctacaatgtctattcgtgtttaacagctacagcaccgttttgacgttgatgcacccatgttgacggcatgtctctatcgcgacgactaatgcccatgatcatgattaaaccgttgtggtagcggaagttgtgaacatatatttggaatgagcgaatcgtgaatcgcgcgtaaagatgacattaACAAGCTCAtgatcaacactggtacccgatatgcacttcttcaaaacgtcgtcaattaactagagaagcggcacggtgcgcactttctagtaatgggttacTGACggctgtgttcatgcatacactacgaGACTGCGCTTCAagaacacgggaggcagaggttcgtagcttgagccgcaaacgcgtgcgtcccgctggcctctgtctcgctccaccaaggcgcgacgtttgcccgtcgaaatcgtgtcctttttgcaacgcgtattgcagcaggtttgttagtcggtgctctcgcaattggagcagtcggcggcggagaaattccgttggtgcatgtggaagctgcactactctgatgagccggcgcacgctaacacgaagcgcaatgcaaagaacgtaactgcgtctcgGTTCTCTCGGCTACGCCAGCGCCGCCaatgtccctcgctggtatcgagacggtttaaccatgacctccgatatcgcgcgcaatctcggagtaagcgctagtaaatgtcgatcgtgacgcattacttcttttcacatctcacagacggcggcaccacaccgctccgccccgcctatctacaccgccaacagagcaccgcgcgaaagaggatgtgtgatagatataacgcgcgttcgtggagtgtccgtcaactgccaagttggcttagtcggttgagcgtcgggcgcttaccgtcgcggccgcaaggtcgtgggttcactTCCAAGCGGCGggtctttttcttagttttttctttctcaccagtTGGCCTCCATTtttcaacgtcataaccgtgacggaagtacttggtggaccccggtataaaacactttcgtgttaaaaaattacgAAGACTCGGACAAAAACACGGTGGCCGAGTTCTTAAAATAAAAATATTATAATCGTCGATGTCCAGATTTTCGGGTAGCGAGGCCGTATTGGCGACTAGTGGTGGTGTCGATGTTCGGACAATAAGTACCCTGACTATAGGACTGGTAAATATAAACTAGGAAAAGCAAATAACGCGGAACGTAGAGTAAAATTATTCGAAGTACTCAAAAATGGCTTAATCAAGAATTTCTGAATCAAGAAATCAAGAATCAATCTGAATCAAGAAATGCTGTTAGGCGTGTAGACATTGAGCTGTTATGCACAGAAGAgccaaataacaattttttggtGTATAGTTTTTCATTTAGTGCCAATTTTCACGGCACGCACGTGGTTGCCCGAGACTTCAGATTTGGCGTCACTGTTTTGGGTTTAAAAGTCATTACGGTAACTCCTGCGTCACACGCGGGTCGGTCGAGAGGCCTCCGCGGTCTAGATCCGCCCAGCGTGCGTATCTTGGAGGCGTTTGAGTTAACTGAAGGCATAATTTCTGCTACGGCTATTAggaaatgaaaataaaagcagtATCGAAAGGTTTTCTTACTGCTCATGCTTAATCAAAATACTTATATCTTTCCAAAACTAGTCTAAAAAGGACCGGTACACGTAGCGCGTTGCTCACATGGGCAAAGCGATACATAGCGTACTTCATAACAATGCTAGATTTACTGCTCTTATGGAGAGCCAACAAGCATGAATGCAAAACAATAAACTCAAGAAGGACGCCGAAGCACATGGAGGAAGTGAGCAGAATGAACGCTTTGAAGGGAAGGTCAGAGTATACAAGCCCCAGAAATACACAGAAGCTGTTAGCGGAGGAAAAGACTGAATGGGCTTGTTTTGTTTCAATGAAGGCCACGCAGTTTACGGTGTATAATGATGCGTTTGACTTGCATAATAACAAATGCGGAACGTAAAGGTTCCGTAGAGGGGCGTAGGCTTACACTTCAAAAATATCCTGCGGTGACACGTGGTCCTTTCTGTTAACGTGGTTGCATGTCGTGCGGAATTGAGCGTCAGTTAGGTACTGCCTTCACAGTCCTCGATGCAGGTTATATGAAACACTGAATATGGTTTATCAGTCACCCGAAAAGCACGAGGCGTAACATCGAATAGCATTGCTTAAGTATTCTACTGAGAGAGTAAAATTCACCGACAAAAATAGCACCAATTTCCTGCATGGTTCAGTGTCGCAATGTAGACCACTTCGTAGTTGTGTGCCTTTCAACTTCTGCAAAGGGATGCAATAAACTTGACCACTGCGCCTTCATGAAAGGTTAGCCTGTATAACAGTACCACCTCTGTTCTCTGTCTGACAAGAGCCCTTTAACAATCTAAGCAAAGTTCTGCGAGTTTGTAGTGCACGCCTAAACAACGCACAATATCAAATCAATTCCGGGATGAACGACCCTGGCTCCACAGTTGTGACCACGCGCACAATGTTGACATACGAGCAAGTCCTGTAAACCTCGGCGTAAGAAGCACAACTGATGGATGTACACATTCGGTTGTTTTAAGAGCTCATCGCATCACAATGCCCTATCACAGGTCAAGGAAGCCAGAGCCACAATCATAAGGAAGGGGTTAGCCAAACAATCGTTGGCACACATGTGGGAATCCTTCAGTATCTTCCGTTTCTTTTATTCGTGTTATTTGTTTACGTTAGCACAATGTGTCTCCGATATTATAACCAACAAAGAAGCACTGGCTCTCCTATCTCTGGTCATTATCCGTGGTCTAAATAGCACAGTAACGTTTCGTCGCGCACTCAATAGCCAGCACAATCCAAAGCCATTGTCGCCTAGCACAGAGTGCCCTTGCATCACGTATCGTGTCTCGCGTTCATTCGCTATGTCCCTGGACCCAGGGTCAAGCCCTAGTACAATAGGCTCGTTACGTATTGTTTTCGCCACGAACACGGTCTTTATTTGCCTGGCCGCGGTAGTGCTTGCGAAATGGTAGCCAGGACAACGAAGTTTGAGCTATACGGTCATTATTGGTGGCGTGATCGCGACGGCAGTAGACTCTCGCTTTGCTAatcttgtttaaaaaaaaagggcaagGGTGGCTGTTATGAAAGCACACAACGTCGTAGTTGTACCGTCAGCATAAATTTAAGTGTCAAAAGGGAACAACAGATCACAACGCGTGACGCTTAATTACCTGCTAGTGCTACTTGTAACCGCTCTGGGGCAAGGTTACCAAGCGCGGAGACGTTCCAAGTGGATGTACTTGAGTCTGAATCAAGCCACCATTTCAAATGCATGCGAGCCTCGAAAGCGCTGCACGCAAAGTCGGGCTGTTATGCAGGCTAAGGTTGCAGGAAGGCGCAGTTCCTTGTAGTCTTCGAGAGTTGTTTAACAGCACACAAATGAGAAGTGGGCTGCATAAACAATGGGAGAAATTGTTGCTGTTCTTTCACGATGTTACCTTCTCAATGAAACTGTCATCAGCAATGCTGTCTATGCTGTACACCCATGCGCACTGTAGCTGATTAATTGTTTGAGAACTGGATCAAGCCGCTGCTTCAATATCAAGCGAACCTCGAAATCGCTGCACACAGCCCAACTCAATCATTTATCTTTATCTCAATTAAAATTTTTAGAAACCGATCAAGTTATTGGAGCAGTTCTTAAATTGCGAGCGCTTTAAACTGTGAATACAGGTGAATATTGATGTATATAGTGTTGAAAGTTATCGTTCACTTACCAAAACTTTTCTGAGTAGGAGACTCATTTATGATTTTAGTATTTTATTTCGTGATTTGTATTTTTTGCTTGCGAATATACATGTGTTTGTTAGCTCGCCTTCATTTGTATTAACTTGTATTTTCGCTTATTTTTTCAAAATGAAATAAGAAGCCAGCGGGAAACAGAGGACACGGTGAAAGGAAGTTGCCAGCCTGTCTCATCGTTTCctctcactgtgtcctgtgtttcccgctggtttatTTATCcattttgacaatgtaccaactagccctgtCCAACACCTTGGTATTACTTATGTTTCGTttgcttatgaatttatgataactTATCGCACGTTAGCTTATGTTGCTTGTTATGTTTTGCTTGTTATTTTGTCATTGTTACTGTCTTTGGTTCATAATGTGAGAACTTACTGACATTTGCAGTTATGAAGGAGTCATGCTAAGCGTTCATCTATGTTTATATTGTGTGAAAACTATAATGCTTCAACTATTGCCaattgtttttcttgcttttgccAGTGCTATTTATGGATGCATACATGCTTTACTTGTGTAGGGTGCTCACTTATAGCGAAAGTTGATGTACTTAAAGAAATACGTTGATATATGGTATTTATGTTTGCATTTTCCGCGCACATATATTTACTTTATATTTGGGAACTGTACGCTTGTTGAAGGTTCATGGCTTGTCAATATTTAAGTGGCACCGTATTAACGACATTATTCTTCTACTTGTCATATTTGGGCTTAATATGTATATGCTTTTCAGTTGCACCGTTGTTTTTGCTGTGATCACATGTATATTTTAAAAAGGTGTACAAATATCTTTCGTTCGCTTATGATTATTCGCAATACTTAAAGTACAGTCGCACTTTTTTATGAGCTTGAAATATTGCTCTTTAGCTGCTTCTTTCTGTTGTTCTTGTGTAAATATACAAGTATTGCTTAAAAATGTACTCGTGTACAATTAAACGAATTGATTGCCTTTCCATGGTAACTTCATAGTGTCATTTCCTTGTCTAGTTGTAAATTTTGCGATTTACGATAGCAACACGAGGGTGTACATCCATGaatatattcgagaaatattggTCTACGGAGCAAAACATCGGATAGCAATGTAACTAAGCAGATTGGCAACAATGTCTTTAATGTATTTTGATATAAAATAAGAGGAGTAGTACTCTGTAGaagtaaagggacactaaagagcaaaacgatttttgtcATATTAGTAACGTACTCCTTCACGATAGCAAAAAACACCATGCTTACTGGGAGAAGaagcttagtaagcgagaaaacgccaaaaacaaaatctgtgtggcgacgccaccttgaagtttccgcaccattcgccgtgacgtcacatgttttgacggcgcctactcgGGAcaacgtagtttctaatcggtaaaaatgaagtacattgtcctcttagggggccatagacttaacataccaagtttggggtaattttgttaagccaaatggcgccaaaatacgataagtacactttgaaatccgtgacgccacgcggggagatttcggagcggaaatttaaaaatgaaactttgaatttTATTTTTTCCTATATTAAGAAACCTATGGGACGGAatcaacgacattagagttctcagagcacaattcatCGATCGAAACAAAttgattgtttctttttagtgtccctttaatataacCAGCTACATGTGGTATATTCTAGAGGGTTCCAACGAGACCTGCTCTCTATCTAGGTCGACAACACTTGGCCATATATACATGTAAAATAGAGAAGCAAGAAGACTTGCAAATCGCTAGAGCTTAATAAAGATTAACCATGTTAGACTATTTATTTCATGGTATTTGACGCAAGACATAACATGAATACCAAACAAACGTACCTCAACGGCAGCATAATACTGGTGAAAAATATTCAAGATTACTTGCAGCAGGCACAACATTACGTTTGACTAAACTTCACTGTTTCAGACATGTGCCGCGACGTCTACGATGAGTTAACAACCGTCGAAAAGAAAGTAGAAAAAAAGTGATTTAGGAAGTGGCCAAATAACGAGAGCATATCAAGGGACATACGAAGCGTGTT comes from the Rhipicephalus sanguineus isolate Rsan-2018 chromosome 6, BIME_Rsan_1.4, whole genome shotgun sequence genome and includes:
- the LOC119397373 gene encoding cuticle protein 16.8-like, coding for MMATAALLTRVDCGYLGGGGYGGGGYGGGGYGGGGYGKLWQPYKFGYQVLDGYGTQHREEKSNGLGGVKGSYGYTDAWGRFRQVHYVADKYGFRAKVLTNEPGTSNQHPAAVRMISSGGGGHG